A window of Ranitomeya variabilis isolate aRanVar5 chromosome 2, aRanVar5.hap1, whole genome shotgun sequence contains these coding sequences:
- the SUPT5H gene encoding transcription elongation factor SPT5 isoform X1 has protein sequence MSDSEDSNFSEEESDRSSEAEEVEDAEEVDERASPVASEKGEEAEEEEVEEDEDEYDEEEEEEDDDDRPRKKPRHGGFILDEADVDDEYEDEDQWEDGAEDILEKAEEIEASNIDNVVLDEDRSGARRLQNLWRDQREEELGEYYMKKYAKSSMGEHIYGGSDELSDDITQQQLLPGVKDPNLWTVKCKIGEERSTAIALMRKFIAYQFTDAPLQIKSVVAPEHVKGYIYVEAYKQTHVKQAIEGIGNLRMGYWNQQMVPIKEMTDVLKVVKEVTNLKPKSWVRLKRGIYKDDIAQVDYVEPSQNTISLKMIPRIDYDRIKERMSLKDWFAKRKRFRRPPQRLFDTEKIRSLGGDVSSDGDFLIFEGNRYSRKGFLFKSFAMSAVITDGVKPTLSELEKFEDQPEGVDLEVVTESTGKEREHSLQPGDNVEVCEGELINLQGKILSVDGNKITILPKHEDLKDMLEFPANELRKYFRMGDHVKVIAGRYEGDTGLVVRVEENFVILFSDLTMHELKVLPRDLQLCSETASGVDVGGQHEWGELVQLDPQTVGVIVRLERETFQVLNMHGKVITVKHQTVNRKKDNRFAVALDSEENNIHVKDIVKVIDGPHSGREGEIRHLFRNFAFLHCKKLVENGGMFVCKARYLVLAGGSKPRDVTNFTIGGFAPMSPRINSPAHPSGGGQRGNMAGGGGPGRGRGRRDNDLIGQTVRISQGPYKGYIGVVKDATESTARVELHSTCQTISVDRQRLTTVGARRPGGMTSTHARTPIYGSQTPMYATGSRTPMYGSQTPVHEGSRTPYYGSQTPVHDGSRTPAQSGAWDPNNPNTPSRADEEYEFRYDDEPSPSPQGYGGTPNPQTPGYPDVPSPPVNAPFNPQTPGTPAMYNTDQFSPYTAPSPQGSYQPSPSPQSYHQVAPSPVGYQNTHSPASYHPTPSPMAYQASPSPSPMGYSPMTPGAPSPGGYNPHTPGSSIEQTTSDWVTTDIQVKVRDTFQDNQVVGQMGIIRSVTGGLCSVLLKDSDKVISISGDHLEAVTPSKNNRVKVILGEDREAMGILLSIDNEDGIVRMDLDEQLKILNLHFLGKLES, from the exons GAAGTCGATGAAAGGGCTAGTCCGGTTGCAAGCGAGAAAGGCGAAGAAGCAGAGGAAGAAGAGGTAGAAGAAGACGAGGATGAGTACgatgaagaggaagaagaggaggatgacGACGACCGTCCAAGAAAGAAACCAAGACATGGGGGATTTATCCTGGATGAAGCCG ATGTTGATGATGAGTATGAAGATGAAGATCAGTGGGAAGATGGAGCAGAAGACATTCTGGAGAAAG CAGAAGAAATTGAAG CGTCCAACATTGACAATGTCGTCCTGGATGAGGATCGCTCCGGGGCCCGACGTCTCCAGAATCTGTGGCG AGACCAGAGAGAAGAGGAGCTGGGGGAATATTACATGAAGAAATACGCCAAGTCCTCCATGGGGGAGCA TATATATGGTGGCTCGGATGAACTTTCAGATGACATCACCCAACAGCAGCTTCTTCCTGGAGTCAA AGATCCCAATTTGTGGACAGTGAAATGTAAG ATTGGAGAAGAACGTTCCACCGCCATCGCTTTGATGAGGAAATTCATTGCTTACCAGTTCACAGACGCA CCACTCCAGATCAAATCTGTGGTTGCCCCGGAGCACGTGAAGGGTTACATCTACGTTGAGGCGTACAAGCAAACTCACGTCAAACAAGCCATTGAGGGAATAGGAAACCTGCGCATGGGCTACTGGAACCAGCAGATGGTGCCCATCAAAGAAATGACCGACGTCCTAAAGGTGGTAAAAGAAGTCACAAACCTCAAGCCCAAGTCTTGGGTCCGGCTCAAGAGGGGCATCTACAAGGATGATATTGCTCAG GTGGATTATGTGGAGCCCAGTCAGAATACAATCTCTCTCAAAATGATTCCCAGAATCGACTACGACCGGATCAAGGAACGAATGAGTCTG AAAGACTGGTTCGCCAAGAGGAAGAGGTTTCGCAGACCTCCGCAGAGGCTTTTTGATACGGAAAAGATCAG GTCTCTTGGGGGAGATGTCTCATCAGATGGAGATTTCCTCATTTTCGAAGGTAATCGCTACAGTCGCAAAGGTTTCCTCTTCAAGAGCTTTGCCATGTCCGCTGTG atcACAGATGGCGTGAAGCCGACTCTGTCCGAATTGGAAAAGTTTGAAGATCAACCAGAAGGGGTTGACCTGGAGGTGGTGACAGAGTCTACAG GAAAGGAACGAGAACATAGTCTGCAGCCCGGAGACAATGTGGAAGTTTGTGAGGGAGAGTTGATAAACCTGCAGGGTAAAATTCTCAGTGTGGATGGAAACAAGATTACGATCCTGCCAAAGCATGAAGATCTCAAG GACATGTTGGAATTCCCGGCTAATGAGTTGAGGAAATACTTCCGAATGGGGGACCACGTCAAAGTGATCGCAGGACGCTATGAGGGGGACACGGGCCTGGTCGTTCGGGTTGAAGAAAACTTTGTCATCCTCTTCTCTGATCTCACTATGCACGAG TTAAAGGTCCTTCCTCGAGACTTGCAGCTTTGTTCAGAAACTGCTTCAGGAGTCGATGTTGGTGGACAGCATGAATGGGGGGAGTTGGTGCAGCTAGACCCACAGACAGTGGGAGTTATTGTACGTCTGGAGAGGGAGACCTTTCAG GTCTTGAACATGCACGGTAAAGTGATCACAGTCAAACACCAAACCGTCAACAGGAAGAAGGACAATCGCTTTGCTGTTGCTCTAGACTCTGAAGAGAACAACATTCATGTGAAAGACATAGTGAAGGTCATAGATGGCCCGCATTCG GGCCGTGAGGGCGAGATCCGTCATTTATTCCGGAATTTCGCCTTCCTTCACTGTAAGAAGCTGGTGGAAAACGGGGGAATGTTTGTCTGTAAAGCGCGTTACCTGGTCCTGGCCGGGGGCTCCAAG CCCAGAGATGTGACCAACTTCACTATTGGAGGATTTGCTCCAATGAGCCCGCGGATCAATAGCCCGGCTCACCCCAGTGGGGGAG GACAGAGAGGGAATATGGCCGGTGGAGGAGGACCAGGCAGAGGAAGAGGCCGCAGGGACAACGATCTGATTGGTCAGACTGTGCGCATTTCTCAAGGTCCCTATAAGG gttacattggagtTGTCAAAGATGCCACAGAATCCACGGCTCGTGTTGAACTTCATTCCACTTGTCAGACGATCTCTGTGGACAGACAGCGTCTCACCACCGT CGGTGCTCGTCGCCCAGGAGGAATGACATCCACTCATGCCAGGACACCTATTTATGGCTCCCAGACCCCGATGTACGCTACTGGTTCCAGGACGCCAATGTACGGTTCCCAGACGCCGGTTCACGAGG GAAGCCGAACTCCTTACTATGGGTCTCAAACGCCTGTCCACGATGGAAGCCGAACTCCTGCTCAAAGTGGAGCCTGGGATCCCAACAACCCAAATACCCCTTCAAg GGCGGATGAAGAATATGAGTTCAGATATGATGATGAGCCGTCTCCATCCCCACAAGGCTATGGAGGGACCCCAAATCCACAAACTCCAGGGTACCCCGATGTACCATCTCCACCGGTCAATGCACCGTTCAATCCCCAGACACCAGGAACACCTGCAAT GTACAACACAGACCAGTTTTCGCCCTACACCGCTCCTTCTCCACAAGGCTCCTACCAGCCTAGCCCAAGTCCACAAAGTTACCATCAAGTGGCTCCAAGTCCTGTCGGTTATCAGAATACACACTCTCCAGCAAGTTACCATCCGACCCCATCACCCATGGCTTACCAG GCCAGTCCAAGCCCCAGCCCGATGGGTTACAGTCCAATGACCCCCGGGGCACCTTCTCCTGGTGGGTACAATCCCCATACACCAGGCTCCTCTATAGAACAGACCACCAGTGACTGGGTGACCACCGACATTCAAGTGAAAGTTCGAGACACCTTCCAGGACAATCAGGTCGTGGGACAAATGGGAATCATCCGTAGCGTCACC GGTGGACTATGCTCGGTGTTGTTAAAAGACAGCGACAAAGTAATCAGTATTTCCGGAGACCACTTGGAAGCAGTCACACCCTCCAAAAATAATCGA GTTAAAGTCATTTTAGGAGAAGATCGTGAAGCGATGGGCATCCTCCTCAGTATAGACAATGAAGATGGCATCGTGCGGATGGATCTGGATGAGCAGCTTAAGATCCTCAACCTCCATTTCTTGGGAAAGCTCGAGTCCTGA
- the SUPT5H gene encoding transcription elongation factor SPT5 isoform X2 yields the protein MSDSEDSNFSEEESDRSSEAEEVEDAEEVDERASPVASEKGEEAEEEEVEEDEDEYDEEEEEEDDDDRPRKKPRHGGFILDEADVDDEYEDEDQWEDGAEDILEKEEIEASNIDNVVLDEDRSGARRLQNLWRDQREEELGEYYMKKYAKSSMGEHIYGGSDELSDDITQQQLLPGVKDPNLWTVKCKIGEERSTAIALMRKFIAYQFTDAPLQIKSVVAPEHVKGYIYVEAYKQTHVKQAIEGIGNLRMGYWNQQMVPIKEMTDVLKVVKEVTNLKPKSWVRLKRGIYKDDIAQVDYVEPSQNTISLKMIPRIDYDRIKERMSLKDWFAKRKRFRRPPQRLFDTEKIRSLGGDVSSDGDFLIFEGNRYSRKGFLFKSFAMSAVITDGVKPTLSELEKFEDQPEGVDLEVVTESTGKEREHSLQPGDNVEVCEGELINLQGKILSVDGNKITILPKHEDLKDMLEFPANELRKYFRMGDHVKVIAGRYEGDTGLVVRVEENFVILFSDLTMHELKVLPRDLQLCSETASGVDVGGQHEWGELVQLDPQTVGVIVRLERETFQVLNMHGKVITVKHQTVNRKKDNRFAVALDSEENNIHVKDIVKVIDGPHSGREGEIRHLFRNFAFLHCKKLVENGGMFVCKARYLVLAGGSKPRDVTNFTIGGFAPMSPRINSPAHPSGGGQRGNMAGGGGPGRGRGRRDNDLIGQTVRISQGPYKGYIGVVKDATESTARVELHSTCQTISVDRQRLTTVGARRPGGMTSTHARTPIYGSQTPMYATGSRTPMYGSQTPVHEGSRTPYYGSQTPVHDGSRTPAQSGAWDPNNPNTPSRADEEYEFRYDDEPSPSPQGYGGTPNPQTPGYPDVPSPPVNAPFNPQTPGTPAMYNTDQFSPYTAPSPQGSYQPSPSPQSYHQVAPSPVGYQNTHSPASYHPTPSPMAYQASPSPSPMGYSPMTPGAPSPGGYNPHTPGSSIEQTTSDWVTTDIQVKVRDTFQDNQVVGQMGIIRSVTGGLCSVLLKDSDKVISISGDHLEAVTPSKNNRVKVILGEDREAMGILLSIDNEDGIVRMDLDEQLKILNLHFLGKLES from the exons GAAGTCGATGAAAGGGCTAGTCCGGTTGCAAGCGAGAAAGGCGAAGAAGCAGAGGAAGAAGAGGTAGAAGAAGACGAGGATGAGTACgatgaagaggaagaagaggaggatgacGACGACCGTCCAAGAAAGAAACCAAGACATGGGGGATTTATCCTGGATGAAGCCG ATGTTGATGATGAGTATGAAGATGAAGATCAGTGGGAAGATGGAGCAGAAGACATTCTGGAGAAAG AAGAAATTGAAG CGTCCAACATTGACAATGTCGTCCTGGATGAGGATCGCTCCGGGGCCCGACGTCTCCAGAATCTGTGGCG AGACCAGAGAGAAGAGGAGCTGGGGGAATATTACATGAAGAAATACGCCAAGTCCTCCATGGGGGAGCA TATATATGGTGGCTCGGATGAACTTTCAGATGACATCACCCAACAGCAGCTTCTTCCTGGAGTCAA AGATCCCAATTTGTGGACAGTGAAATGTAAG ATTGGAGAAGAACGTTCCACCGCCATCGCTTTGATGAGGAAATTCATTGCTTACCAGTTCACAGACGCA CCACTCCAGATCAAATCTGTGGTTGCCCCGGAGCACGTGAAGGGTTACATCTACGTTGAGGCGTACAAGCAAACTCACGTCAAACAAGCCATTGAGGGAATAGGAAACCTGCGCATGGGCTACTGGAACCAGCAGATGGTGCCCATCAAAGAAATGACCGACGTCCTAAAGGTGGTAAAAGAAGTCACAAACCTCAAGCCCAAGTCTTGGGTCCGGCTCAAGAGGGGCATCTACAAGGATGATATTGCTCAG GTGGATTATGTGGAGCCCAGTCAGAATACAATCTCTCTCAAAATGATTCCCAGAATCGACTACGACCGGATCAAGGAACGAATGAGTCTG AAAGACTGGTTCGCCAAGAGGAAGAGGTTTCGCAGACCTCCGCAGAGGCTTTTTGATACGGAAAAGATCAG GTCTCTTGGGGGAGATGTCTCATCAGATGGAGATTTCCTCATTTTCGAAGGTAATCGCTACAGTCGCAAAGGTTTCCTCTTCAAGAGCTTTGCCATGTCCGCTGTG atcACAGATGGCGTGAAGCCGACTCTGTCCGAATTGGAAAAGTTTGAAGATCAACCAGAAGGGGTTGACCTGGAGGTGGTGACAGAGTCTACAG GAAAGGAACGAGAACATAGTCTGCAGCCCGGAGACAATGTGGAAGTTTGTGAGGGAGAGTTGATAAACCTGCAGGGTAAAATTCTCAGTGTGGATGGAAACAAGATTACGATCCTGCCAAAGCATGAAGATCTCAAG GACATGTTGGAATTCCCGGCTAATGAGTTGAGGAAATACTTCCGAATGGGGGACCACGTCAAAGTGATCGCAGGACGCTATGAGGGGGACACGGGCCTGGTCGTTCGGGTTGAAGAAAACTTTGTCATCCTCTTCTCTGATCTCACTATGCACGAG TTAAAGGTCCTTCCTCGAGACTTGCAGCTTTGTTCAGAAACTGCTTCAGGAGTCGATGTTGGTGGACAGCATGAATGGGGGGAGTTGGTGCAGCTAGACCCACAGACAGTGGGAGTTATTGTACGTCTGGAGAGGGAGACCTTTCAG GTCTTGAACATGCACGGTAAAGTGATCACAGTCAAACACCAAACCGTCAACAGGAAGAAGGACAATCGCTTTGCTGTTGCTCTAGACTCTGAAGAGAACAACATTCATGTGAAAGACATAGTGAAGGTCATAGATGGCCCGCATTCG GGCCGTGAGGGCGAGATCCGTCATTTATTCCGGAATTTCGCCTTCCTTCACTGTAAGAAGCTGGTGGAAAACGGGGGAATGTTTGTCTGTAAAGCGCGTTACCTGGTCCTGGCCGGGGGCTCCAAG CCCAGAGATGTGACCAACTTCACTATTGGAGGATTTGCTCCAATGAGCCCGCGGATCAATAGCCCGGCTCACCCCAGTGGGGGAG GACAGAGAGGGAATATGGCCGGTGGAGGAGGACCAGGCAGAGGAAGAGGCCGCAGGGACAACGATCTGATTGGTCAGACTGTGCGCATTTCTCAAGGTCCCTATAAGG gttacattggagtTGTCAAAGATGCCACAGAATCCACGGCTCGTGTTGAACTTCATTCCACTTGTCAGACGATCTCTGTGGACAGACAGCGTCTCACCACCGT CGGTGCTCGTCGCCCAGGAGGAATGACATCCACTCATGCCAGGACACCTATTTATGGCTCCCAGACCCCGATGTACGCTACTGGTTCCAGGACGCCAATGTACGGTTCCCAGACGCCGGTTCACGAGG GAAGCCGAACTCCTTACTATGGGTCTCAAACGCCTGTCCACGATGGAAGCCGAACTCCTGCTCAAAGTGGAGCCTGGGATCCCAACAACCCAAATACCCCTTCAAg GGCGGATGAAGAATATGAGTTCAGATATGATGATGAGCCGTCTCCATCCCCACAAGGCTATGGAGGGACCCCAAATCCACAAACTCCAGGGTACCCCGATGTACCATCTCCACCGGTCAATGCACCGTTCAATCCCCAGACACCAGGAACACCTGCAAT GTACAACACAGACCAGTTTTCGCCCTACACCGCTCCTTCTCCACAAGGCTCCTACCAGCCTAGCCCAAGTCCACAAAGTTACCATCAAGTGGCTCCAAGTCCTGTCGGTTATCAGAATACACACTCTCCAGCAAGTTACCATCCGACCCCATCACCCATGGCTTACCAG GCCAGTCCAAGCCCCAGCCCGATGGGTTACAGTCCAATGACCCCCGGGGCACCTTCTCCTGGTGGGTACAATCCCCATACACCAGGCTCCTCTATAGAACAGACCACCAGTGACTGGGTGACCACCGACATTCAAGTGAAAGTTCGAGACACCTTCCAGGACAATCAGGTCGTGGGACAAATGGGAATCATCCGTAGCGTCACC GGTGGACTATGCTCGGTGTTGTTAAAAGACAGCGACAAAGTAATCAGTATTTCCGGAGACCACTTGGAAGCAGTCACACCCTCCAAAAATAATCGA GTTAAAGTCATTTTAGGAGAAGATCGTGAAGCGATGGGCATCCTCCTCAGTATAGACAATGAAGATGGCATCGTGCGGATGGATCTGGATGAGCAGCTTAAGATCCTCAACCTCCATTTCTTGGGAAAGCTCGAGTCCTGA
- the SUPT5H gene encoding transcription elongation factor SPT5 isoform X3: MSDSEDSNFSEEESDRSSEAEEVEDAEEVDERASPVASEKGEEAEEEEVEEDEDEYDEEEEEEDDDDRPRKKPRHGGFILDEADVDDEYEDEDQWEDGAEDILEKASNIDNVVLDEDRSGARRLQNLWRDQREEELGEYYMKKYAKSSMGEHIYGGSDELSDDITQQQLLPGVKDPNLWTVKCKIGEERSTAIALMRKFIAYQFTDAPLQIKSVVAPEHVKGYIYVEAYKQTHVKQAIEGIGNLRMGYWNQQMVPIKEMTDVLKVVKEVTNLKPKSWVRLKRGIYKDDIAQVDYVEPSQNTISLKMIPRIDYDRIKERMSLKDWFAKRKRFRRPPQRLFDTEKIRSLGGDVSSDGDFLIFEGNRYSRKGFLFKSFAMSAVITDGVKPTLSELEKFEDQPEGVDLEVVTESTGKEREHSLQPGDNVEVCEGELINLQGKILSVDGNKITILPKHEDLKDMLEFPANELRKYFRMGDHVKVIAGRYEGDTGLVVRVEENFVILFSDLTMHELKVLPRDLQLCSETASGVDVGGQHEWGELVQLDPQTVGVIVRLERETFQVLNMHGKVITVKHQTVNRKKDNRFAVALDSEENNIHVKDIVKVIDGPHSGREGEIRHLFRNFAFLHCKKLVENGGMFVCKARYLVLAGGSKPRDVTNFTIGGFAPMSPRINSPAHPSGGGQRGNMAGGGGPGRGRGRRDNDLIGQTVRISQGPYKGYIGVVKDATESTARVELHSTCQTISVDRQRLTTVGARRPGGMTSTHARTPIYGSQTPMYATGSRTPMYGSQTPVHEGSRTPYYGSQTPVHDGSRTPAQSGAWDPNNPNTPSRADEEYEFRYDDEPSPSPQGYGGTPNPQTPGYPDVPSPPVNAPFNPQTPGTPAMYNTDQFSPYTAPSPQGSYQPSPSPQSYHQVAPSPVGYQNTHSPASYHPTPSPMAYQASPSPSPMGYSPMTPGAPSPGGYNPHTPGSSIEQTTSDWVTTDIQVKVRDTFQDNQVVGQMGIIRSVTGGLCSVLLKDSDKVISISGDHLEAVTPSKNNRVKVILGEDREAMGILLSIDNEDGIVRMDLDEQLKILNLHFLGKLES; this comes from the exons GAAGTCGATGAAAGGGCTAGTCCGGTTGCAAGCGAGAAAGGCGAAGAAGCAGAGGAAGAAGAGGTAGAAGAAGACGAGGATGAGTACgatgaagaggaagaagaggaggatgacGACGACCGTCCAAGAAAGAAACCAAGACATGGGGGATTTATCCTGGATGAAGCCG ATGTTGATGATGAGTATGAAGATGAAGATCAGTGGGAAGATGGAGCAGAAGACATTCTGGAGAAAG CGTCCAACATTGACAATGTCGTCCTGGATGAGGATCGCTCCGGGGCCCGACGTCTCCAGAATCTGTGGCG AGACCAGAGAGAAGAGGAGCTGGGGGAATATTACATGAAGAAATACGCCAAGTCCTCCATGGGGGAGCA TATATATGGTGGCTCGGATGAACTTTCAGATGACATCACCCAACAGCAGCTTCTTCCTGGAGTCAA AGATCCCAATTTGTGGACAGTGAAATGTAAG ATTGGAGAAGAACGTTCCACCGCCATCGCTTTGATGAGGAAATTCATTGCTTACCAGTTCACAGACGCA CCACTCCAGATCAAATCTGTGGTTGCCCCGGAGCACGTGAAGGGTTACATCTACGTTGAGGCGTACAAGCAAACTCACGTCAAACAAGCCATTGAGGGAATAGGAAACCTGCGCATGGGCTACTGGAACCAGCAGATGGTGCCCATCAAAGAAATGACCGACGTCCTAAAGGTGGTAAAAGAAGTCACAAACCTCAAGCCCAAGTCTTGGGTCCGGCTCAAGAGGGGCATCTACAAGGATGATATTGCTCAG GTGGATTATGTGGAGCCCAGTCAGAATACAATCTCTCTCAAAATGATTCCCAGAATCGACTACGACCGGATCAAGGAACGAATGAGTCTG AAAGACTGGTTCGCCAAGAGGAAGAGGTTTCGCAGACCTCCGCAGAGGCTTTTTGATACGGAAAAGATCAG GTCTCTTGGGGGAGATGTCTCATCAGATGGAGATTTCCTCATTTTCGAAGGTAATCGCTACAGTCGCAAAGGTTTCCTCTTCAAGAGCTTTGCCATGTCCGCTGTG atcACAGATGGCGTGAAGCCGACTCTGTCCGAATTGGAAAAGTTTGAAGATCAACCAGAAGGGGTTGACCTGGAGGTGGTGACAGAGTCTACAG GAAAGGAACGAGAACATAGTCTGCAGCCCGGAGACAATGTGGAAGTTTGTGAGGGAGAGTTGATAAACCTGCAGGGTAAAATTCTCAGTGTGGATGGAAACAAGATTACGATCCTGCCAAAGCATGAAGATCTCAAG GACATGTTGGAATTCCCGGCTAATGAGTTGAGGAAATACTTCCGAATGGGGGACCACGTCAAAGTGATCGCAGGACGCTATGAGGGGGACACGGGCCTGGTCGTTCGGGTTGAAGAAAACTTTGTCATCCTCTTCTCTGATCTCACTATGCACGAG TTAAAGGTCCTTCCTCGAGACTTGCAGCTTTGTTCAGAAACTGCTTCAGGAGTCGATGTTGGTGGACAGCATGAATGGGGGGAGTTGGTGCAGCTAGACCCACAGACAGTGGGAGTTATTGTACGTCTGGAGAGGGAGACCTTTCAG GTCTTGAACATGCACGGTAAAGTGATCACAGTCAAACACCAAACCGTCAACAGGAAGAAGGACAATCGCTTTGCTGTTGCTCTAGACTCTGAAGAGAACAACATTCATGTGAAAGACATAGTGAAGGTCATAGATGGCCCGCATTCG GGCCGTGAGGGCGAGATCCGTCATTTATTCCGGAATTTCGCCTTCCTTCACTGTAAGAAGCTGGTGGAAAACGGGGGAATGTTTGTCTGTAAAGCGCGTTACCTGGTCCTGGCCGGGGGCTCCAAG CCCAGAGATGTGACCAACTTCACTATTGGAGGATTTGCTCCAATGAGCCCGCGGATCAATAGCCCGGCTCACCCCAGTGGGGGAG GACAGAGAGGGAATATGGCCGGTGGAGGAGGACCAGGCAGAGGAAGAGGCCGCAGGGACAACGATCTGATTGGTCAGACTGTGCGCATTTCTCAAGGTCCCTATAAGG gttacattggagtTGTCAAAGATGCCACAGAATCCACGGCTCGTGTTGAACTTCATTCCACTTGTCAGACGATCTCTGTGGACAGACAGCGTCTCACCACCGT CGGTGCTCGTCGCCCAGGAGGAATGACATCCACTCATGCCAGGACACCTATTTATGGCTCCCAGACCCCGATGTACGCTACTGGTTCCAGGACGCCAATGTACGGTTCCCAGACGCCGGTTCACGAGG GAAGCCGAACTCCTTACTATGGGTCTCAAACGCCTGTCCACGATGGAAGCCGAACTCCTGCTCAAAGTGGAGCCTGGGATCCCAACAACCCAAATACCCCTTCAAg GGCGGATGAAGAATATGAGTTCAGATATGATGATGAGCCGTCTCCATCCCCACAAGGCTATGGAGGGACCCCAAATCCACAAACTCCAGGGTACCCCGATGTACCATCTCCACCGGTCAATGCACCGTTCAATCCCCAGACACCAGGAACACCTGCAAT GTACAACACAGACCAGTTTTCGCCCTACACCGCTCCTTCTCCACAAGGCTCCTACCAGCCTAGCCCAAGTCCACAAAGTTACCATCAAGTGGCTCCAAGTCCTGTCGGTTATCAGAATACACACTCTCCAGCAAGTTACCATCCGACCCCATCACCCATGGCTTACCAG GCCAGTCCAAGCCCCAGCCCGATGGGTTACAGTCCAATGACCCCCGGGGCACCTTCTCCTGGTGGGTACAATCCCCATACACCAGGCTCCTCTATAGAACAGACCACCAGTGACTGGGTGACCACCGACATTCAAGTGAAAGTTCGAGACACCTTCCAGGACAATCAGGTCGTGGGACAAATGGGAATCATCCGTAGCGTCACC GGTGGACTATGCTCGGTGTTGTTAAAAGACAGCGACAAAGTAATCAGTATTTCCGGAGACCACTTGGAAGCAGTCACACCCTCCAAAAATAATCGA GTTAAAGTCATTTTAGGAGAAGATCGTGAAGCGATGGGCATCCTCCTCAGTATAGACAATGAAGATGGCATCGTGCGGATGGATCTGGATGAGCAGCTTAAGATCCTCAACCTCCATTTCTTGGGAAAGCTCGAGTCCTGA